A part of Micromonospora chersina genomic DNA contains:
- a CDS encoding zinc-binding alcohol dehydrogenase: MGLHRVVEPAGVLPQAAWRLDADPRIAANEVRIRVERLNLDAASFRQLSEKHGGDGEKVRAEVLEIISTRGKMQNPVTGSGGMLIGTVEEAGKRSPLGLRPGDRVATLVSLTLTPLTILDGLARWDGRSEQVPCDGYAILFARSIAAVLPGDLHPELSLAVLDVCGAPALTARVVAEQVARRRREDDGRPVTVAVIGGAGKSGSLSLAAARRAGAGRTVGVVPVAGERDALEAAGLADVVALADARDPVGLSTAVTTALGAPADVTVVCVDVPGCEHGAVLATEDGGTVIFFSMATSFAAAALGAEGLAADVTMLVGNGYVPGHAELALDLLRGEPGVRRLFEARLAAD; the protein is encoded by the coding sequence GTGGGTCTGCACCGAGTCGTGGAACCGGCGGGGGTGCTGCCGCAGGCGGCGTGGCGGCTGGACGCCGACCCGCGGATCGCGGCGAACGAGGTGCGCATCCGGGTCGAGCGGCTGAACCTGGACGCGGCGAGCTTCCGGCAGCTGTCGGAGAAGCACGGCGGCGACGGGGAGAAGGTCCGCGCCGAGGTGCTGGAGATCATCTCGACCCGGGGGAAGATGCAGAACCCGGTCACCGGGTCCGGCGGCATGCTGATCGGCACCGTCGAGGAGGCCGGGAAGCGGTCCCCGCTGGGGTTGCGGCCGGGTGACCGGGTGGCGACGCTGGTGTCGCTGACGCTGACCCCGCTGACGATCCTCGACGGGCTGGCCCGCTGGGACGGGCGCAGCGAGCAGGTGCCCTGCGACGGGTACGCGATCCTGTTCGCCCGGTCGATCGCCGCGGTGCTGCCGGGCGACCTGCACCCGGAGCTGTCGCTGGCGGTGCTGGACGTGTGCGGGGCGCCGGCGCTGACCGCGCGGGTGGTGGCCGAGCAGGTGGCGCGGCGCCGCCGCGAGGACGATGGGCGTCCGGTGACGGTGGCGGTGATCGGTGGCGCCGGGAAGAGCGGCTCGCTGTCGCTGGCGGCGGCGCGGCGGGCGGGCGCCGGCCGTACCGTCGGGGTGGTGCCGGTGGCGGGGGAGCGCGACGCGCTGGAAGCGGCCGGTCTTGCGGACGTGGTGGCGTTGGCCGACGCCCGGGACCCGGTGGGGCTGTCGACGGCGGTGACCACGGCGCTGGGCGCGCCGGCGGACGTGACGGTGGTCTGCGTGGACGTGCCGGGCTGTGAGCACGGTGCGGTCCTCGCCACCGAGGACGGCGGCACGGTGATCTTCTTCTCGATGGCGACGAGCTTCGCGGCGGCGGCGTTGGGCGCGGAGGGCCTGGCGGCGGACGTGACGATGCTGGTGGGCAACGGGTACGTGCCGGGGCACGCCGAGTTGGCGCTGGATCTGCTGCGCGGCGAGCCGGGGGTGCGTCGTCTGTTCGAG
- a CDS encoding KamA family radical SAM protein, which produces MTQTQPVETIPQPRHAPVAVPTAGQPYEYRRSPLVEPDWTRFPGWRHVTREQWENAQWQRVNCVKNIKQLRTVLGDLVDETFYADLEADQKALATMSMLVPPQMLNTMVPFEPMTTEAFLADPVRRYMIPVASDRRTDWPSHPYASRDSLHEHDMWVAEGLTHRYPTKVLAELLSTCPQYCGHCTRMDLVGNSTPAVDKLKLTLKPVDRYDAHIAYLKGHPGVRDVVVSGGDVANVPWKNLESYLMRLLEIETIRDIRLATKALMGLPQHWLQADVVEGLERVARTAARRGVNLAIHTHVNHAQSITPLVAKAAQTALDVGVRDVRNQGVLMRGVNATSADLLDLCFALQGEAGILPYYFYMCDMIPNAEHWRVPVWHAQQLQHDIMGYLPGYATPRIVCDVPFVGKRWVHMLTEYDRERGISYWTKNYRTSIESADLEALNKRYAYYDPIDTLPEAGQSWWAAHRDD; this is translated from the coding sequence GTGACCCAGACCCAACCGGTTGAGACCATCCCTCAACCCCGTCACGCCCCGGTCGCCGTACCGACCGCCGGGCAGCCGTACGAATACCGCCGCAGCCCCCTGGTCGAACCCGACTGGACGCGCTTCCCCGGCTGGCGCCACGTCACCCGCGAGCAGTGGGAGAACGCCCAGTGGCAGCGGGTCAACTGCGTCAAGAACATCAAGCAGCTGCGGACCGTCCTCGGCGACCTCGTCGACGAGACCTTCTACGCCGACCTCGAGGCCGACCAGAAGGCCCTGGCCACCATGTCCATGCTGGTGCCGCCGCAGATGCTCAACACCATGGTGCCGTTCGAGCCCATGACCACCGAGGCGTTCCTCGCCGACCCGGTCCGCCGCTACATGATCCCCGTGGCCTCCGACCGGCGCACCGACTGGCCGTCCCACCCCTACGCCAGCCGCGACAGCCTCCACGAGCACGACATGTGGGTCGCCGAGGGTCTCACCCACCGCTACCCCACCAAGGTCCTCGCCGAACTGCTCTCCACCTGCCCCCAGTACTGCGGGCACTGCACCCGGATGGACCTCGTCGGCAACTCCACCCCCGCCGTCGACAAGCTGAAGCTCACCCTCAAGCCCGTCGACCGCTACGACGCCCACATCGCCTACCTCAAGGGCCACCCCGGCGTCCGCGACGTCGTCGTCTCCGGCGGCGACGTGGCCAACGTGCCGTGGAAGAACCTCGAGTCCTACCTCATGCGGCTGCTCGAGATCGAGACCATCCGCGACATCCGGCTCGCCACCAAGGCCCTCATGGGCCTGCCCCAGCACTGGCTCCAGGCCGATGTCGTCGAGGGCCTCGAACGGGTCGCCCGCACCGCCGCCCGACGGGGCGTCAACCTCGCCATCCACACCCACGTCAACCACGCCCAGTCGATCACCCCGCTGGTCGCCAAGGCCGCACAGACCGCCCTCGACGTCGGCGTCCGCGACGTCCGCAACCAGGGCGTGCTCATGCGCGGCGTCAACGCCACGAGCGCCGACCTGCTCGACCTGTGCTTCGCGCTCCAGGGCGAGGCGGGCATCCTGCCGTACTACTTCTACATGTGCGACATGATCCCCAACGCCGAGCACTGGCGGGTCCCCGTCTGGCACGCCCAGCAGCTCCAGCACGACATCATGGGCTACCTGCCCGGCTACGCCACCCCGCGGATCGTCTGCGACGTCCCGTTCGTCGGCAAGCGCTGGGTGCACATGCTCACCGAGTACGACCGCGAGCGCGGCATCTCGTACTGGACCAAGAACTACCGCACCTCGATCGAGTCCGCGGACCTCGAAGCGCTCAACAAGCGCTACGCCTACTACGACCCGATCGACACGCTGCCCGAGGCCGGCCAGTCCTGGTGGGCCGCCCACCGCGACGACTGA